One Myotis daubentonii chromosome 3, mMyoDau2.1, whole genome shotgun sequence genomic window carries:
- the CDKN2C gene encoding cyclin-dependent kinase 4 inhibitor C, translating into MAEPWGNELASAAARGDLEQLTSLLQNNVNVNAQNGFGRTALQVMKLGNPEIARRLLLRGADPNLKDGTGFAVIHDAARAGFLDTLQTLLEFQADVNIEDNEGNLPLHLAAKEGHLPVVEFLVKHTTSNVGHRNHNGDTACDLARLYRRNEVVSLMEGTQAEGAENLH; encoded by the exons ATGGCCGAACCTTGGGGGAACGAGTTGGCGTCCGCAGCTGCCAGGGGGGACCTAGAGCAACTTACTAGTTTGTTGCAAAATAATGTAAACGTCAATGCACAAAATGGATTTGGAAGGACTGCGCTGCAG GTTATGAAACTTGGAAATCCCGAGATTGCCAGGAGACTACTGCTTAGAGGTGCTGATCCCAATTTGAAAGACGGAACTGGTTTCGCTGTCATTCATGATGCAGCCAGAGCGGGTTTCCTGGACACTTTACAGACTTTGCTGGAGTTTCAAGCTGACGTTAACATCGAGGATAATGAAGGGAACCTGCCCTTGCACTTGGCTGCCAAAGAAGGCCACCTCCCGGTGGTGGAGTTCCTTGTGAAGCACACCACCAGCAACGTGGGGCATCGGAACCACAACGGGGATACCGCCTGCGACTTGGCCAGGCTCTACCGGAGGAACGAGGTCGTTAGCCTGATGGAGGGAACCCAGGCGGAGGGAGCTGAAAATCTACACTGA